In Paenibacillus sp. G2S3, a single window of DNA contains:
- a CDS encoding aldo/keto reductase family protein produces MNYRKLGTSGLHLSEIAYGNWITHGSQVDNDTAHACVHAALDVGITTFDTADVYSDTKAEMVLGQALKGVHRADIELCTKVCHPTGTGRNARGLSRKHIMEACHASLNRLQTDYIDIYYAHRFDATVSLEETFLAFSDLVRQGKVLYVGISEWTVDQIAEGAVLARELKVPLVASQPQYSMLWRVMETEVVQACEREGIGQVVWSPLAQGILSGKYMPGQPLPEGSRASTAAGSPFMNKLAGQWLRTEVLEAISNLSTIASEVGLTLPQLAIAWVLQNPQVSSAIIGASKPEQVIENAKAAGVRLDREVMMQIDRVLEGLVERDPRKTG; encoded by the coding sequence ATGAACTATCGCAAATTAGGAACGAGTGGCTTACATCTAAGTGAGATTGCTTATGGTAATTGGATTACACATGGTTCTCAAGTGGACAATGATACTGCCCATGCTTGTGTTCACGCTGCATTGGATGTAGGGATCACAACATTTGATACTGCAGATGTATATTCCGATACGAAAGCTGAGATGGTGCTGGGCCAAGCATTAAAAGGAGTGCACAGAGCTGATATCGAATTGTGTACCAAGGTGTGCCATCCCACAGGGACGGGACGTAACGCAAGAGGTCTGTCTCGCAAGCATATTATGGAGGCGTGCCATGCTTCACTGAACAGATTACAGACCGATTATATTGATATCTATTATGCGCATCGCTTTGACGCAACAGTATCCCTTGAAGAGACCTTCTTGGCTTTTTCGGATCTGGTGCGTCAAGGTAAGGTTCTCTATGTCGGGATAAGTGAGTGGACGGTGGATCAGATAGCAGAAGGTGCTGTTTTGGCGAGGGAATTGAAGGTGCCATTGGTGGCTAGTCAACCTCAATATTCGATGTTATGGCGCGTAATGGAGACGGAGGTAGTTCAAGCTTGTGAGCGGGAAGGGATTGGACAGGTGGTCTGGTCACCGCTTGCTCAAGGGATTCTTTCAGGCAAATATATGCCAGGGCAACCATTGCCAGAGGGTTCTCGTGCTTCAACAGCTGCGGGCTCACCTTTTATGAATAAATTGGCGGGTCAATGGCTTCGGACTGAGGTGCTTGAGGCGATCTCGAATCTCTCTACCATCGCCAGCGAAGTTGGGTTGACGCTTCCGCAATTGGCTATAGCATGGGTGTTGCAAAATCCACAAGTCTCATCTGCAATTATTGGGGCATCCAAGCCTGAGCAAGTAATAGAAAATGCCAAAGCTGCGGGAGTTCGTCTGGATAGGGAAGTTATGATGCAAATCGATAGGGTGCTAGAAGGACTCGTTGAACGTGATCCTAGAAAAACGGGCTGA
- a CDS encoding DUF1648 domain-containing protein, protein MTIMPVIVMIFVFVPAIVLMVSMPYLTRETISFGVTVSPVQFHSEPLRQIRKSYARISATLHTILFIVCIICLLYGDEHSKQQSWIIVTYSLAMVGISLVINISYHFKMKSLLPMLPIALEPSIMAVDTGFRKRNIGLSNNWFLIHVLITVVSIVTVLRNYDLIPDQIPIHYNSSWNVDRYAAKSFSSVFMPTIMQVFLTLLFIFENWSIRRVKQQVQPNDPNRSIRQDATYRRTWSYFMLTASFLMVILFSVVQLNMISLLNMNFAIPIILIIIALIILYALALTFWAGQGESRLERSADGSNVRPVHDDDKWRLGMIYFNRKDPNLIVKKRLGVGWGLNFGHPVSWLFWLGIIVLLVVVR, encoded by the coding sequence ATGACGATAATGCCTGTTATAGTAATGATCTTTGTATTTGTACCTGCCATTGTACTCATGGTAAGCATGCCTTATTTAACAAGAGAGACGATTAGTTTTGGGGTCACCGTCAGCCCTGTACAATTCCATAGTGAGCCTCTGCGCCAGATACGGAAGTCATATGCTAGGATTAGTGCTACCTTGCATACCATCTTATTCATTGTTTGTATCATCTGTCTACTATACGGTGATGAACATTCCAAGCAACAAAGTTGGATCATTGTCACTTATTCACTCGCCATGGTCGGAATCTCCCTAGTCATAAACATTAGCTATCATTTCAAAATGAAAAGTTTACTACCTATGCTGCCTATTGCTCTGGAACCATCGATCATGGCAGTGGACACTGGATTTCGGAAAAGAAACATTGGCTTGTCTAATAATTGGTTCCTCATTCATGTTTTAATTACTGTTGTTAGTATTGTAACTGTGCTACGCAACTACGATCTGATTCCTGATCAGATTCCGATCCATTACAACAGCAGTTGGAACGTAGACCGCTATGCAGCTAAATCTTTTAGTTCTGTGTTTATGCCTACGATAATGCAAGTGTTCTTAACACTTTTGTTCATATTTGAGAATTGGAGTATTCGCAGAGTAAAGCAGCAGGTTCAACCCAATGATCCTAACCGTTCCATCAGACAAGACGCAACTTACCGCCGTACTTGGTCATATTTTATGCTTACAGCAAGCTTCTTAATGGTTATCCTGTTTTCTGTCGTGCAACTAAACATGATATCTCTGCTTAACATGAATTTCGCTATCCCTATTATCCTAATCATAATAGCCCTTATTATCCTATACGCCTTGGCCTTAACGTTCTGGGCTGGTCAGGGCGAAAGCCGCTTGGAGCGATCTGCCGATGGCTCCAATGTCAGACCTGTCCATGATGATGATAAATGGCGATTAGGTATGATTTATTTCAATCGTAAAGATCCAAACCTAATCGTCAAGAAAAGGCTCGGAGTCGGCTGGGGATTAAATTTCGGTCACCCAGTAAGCTGGCTGTTTTGGCTCGGAATTATTGTACTGTTAGTTGTGGTGCGGTAA
- a CDS encoding LysR family transcriptional regulator: MDIKKLQYFIAVAEELHFNRAAEKLNMTQPPLSQQIQALENEIGVKLLERNKRQVRLTPAGAVFLEEAKSILSQLERSIKTTQLVDKGIIGHLNIGFIDSAAGGVLVDMLKMFRERYPQVQLTLHEMTSAQQWQALHEGTIHIGFVRYTEPSKHIEHRPIVNESLIAVFPEQHHLAHLPVLSIRSLALEPFISFPRHLGAPFHDLIMSFCAQHDMYPNVVQEAIQMYTIVNLVAANLGVSIVPSSVAIFQREGVVFRPFEESTPSIPLYAAWRTDSDRASLSALLEIIGQMSSEVINGE, from the coding sequence TGGACATAAAAAAATTGCAATACTTTATCGCAGTAGCAGAGGAACTGCATTTTAACCGTGCAGCAGAGAAGCTAAATATGACGCAGCCTCCCTTAAGCCAGCAAATTCAAGCTCTGGAGAATGAGATTGGTGTGAAACTATTAGAACGGAACAAAAGACAAGTTCGTCTAACGCCAGCGGGGGCGGTATTTCTAGAGGAGGCTAAATCCATTCTATCTCAACTGGAACGCTCTATTAAAACAACACAATTAGTCGATAAAGGAATTATCGGACATTTGAACATTGGATTTATAGATTCTGCTGCTGGTGGAGTATTGGTTGATATGTTAAAAATGTTTCGGGAACGTTATCCACAAGTACAACTCACATTACATGAGATGACGTCTGCTCAGCAGTGGCAGGCTTTACATGAAGGAACGATTCACATTGGATTTGTACGTTATACAGAGCCCAGCAAACATATCGAGCATCGTCCCATAGTCAATGAATCGCTTATTGCCGTTTTTCCAGAGCAGCATCACCTAGCTCATTTACCGGTGTTATCCATTCGCTCTTTAGCTTTAGAGCCATTTATATCGTTCCCACGTCATTTAGGAGCTCCTTTTCATGACCTCATTATGAGCTTCTGCGCCCAACACGACATGTATCCGAATGTTGTACAGGAAGCCATTCAGATGTACACCATTGTAAACTTGGTAGCTGCTAATCTTGGAGTTTCCATTGTGCCCTCATCAGTTGCTATTTTTCAGCGCGAAGGTGTCGTATTTCGTCCCTTTGAAGAAAGCACACCATCGATTCCCCTTTATGCCGCTTGGAGAACCGATTCCGATCGTGCCTCCTTATCCGCGTTACTAGAGATCATAGGACAAATGAGTTCAGAAGTTATTAATGGTGAATGA
- a CDS encoding GyrI-like domain-containing protein yields MNSDFNPQLDRFTHILCYEVSKQGDVPLDMIGHAVGESKYVTYTHQGLESELSQSYDYLYGQWIRETGNEPKDYDFEIWDERYKPKSLDNEIDLFVALK; encoded by the coding sequence TAGGTTTACACATATTCTTTGTTATGAAGTAAGTAAACAAGGTGATGTTCCGTTAGATATGATAGGTCATGCTGTCGGTGAGAGTAAGTATGTTACTTACACACATCAGGGACTTGAATCGGAACTTAGTCAATCATATGACTATTTATATGGCCAATGGATTAGAGAAACTGGAAATGAACCAAAGGATTATGATTTTGAAATCTGGGATGAAAGATATAAACCAAAAAGTCTAGACAATGAGATTGATTTGTTTGTAGCATTGAAATAA